The genomic stretch GGGTTGCCTCCATTGGGACAGCATCGGGCGGCGCTGCTTCCAGGAAAGTGAATGACTTCTGGACAGCCTGCCACACTGCATCGATGTCGGGGCGTGCTTGCGCCAAGCCGTCATTCATTGGAAATAATACAAAATGGTAGATTCTGTTGTTATGAACTACAAAAGCTTGCCATGTCAACGCTGCCTCACCCTGCACGTCTTTCAGCAGTTCGGCAGGCTCCCCACCGATCGTGAGGGTTTCACGTACTATGGACAGCGCCTGACCCTGATGAGGCCCTGGTGACTGCAAGAATTCATCTACCACTTGCGTCACCGTGCGCCCAAGCGCCAAACCTGGTTCTGTCAGCGAAAGCGCTCCTCTCAAAGGGTCAAGGGGATAGTCATCGAGTGGTGGGCCGTAGAATACAGCGTGATACCCCGGCGCGACATCGCCAACAGTGAACCGTGCTGGATACAGGAGGCAGTACTGGCCGACCGGATCGAAATACGTCTTGAGTGTCACATCACCAGACGCACACCCCAGGGCTGGTCTGCGCGTGGGTACTTCGGCTGGGATTGTGCCAGCTGCGGCCGGTGTAGCCTGGGTCGCGGTCGGCATCGCATGCATTGCGGTCTCATTCGGCGCAGCACCAGGCGGTATGTCGGCGCAGGCCGTCAACAGGATGATCGCCAGCAGTGTAATTATTGATGCTTTAAGTGATATGCGCATCGCCAGTCTCCTAGAGGGGCGTGACCTAACTCCGAACGATGTCGTCACACCTGAGACGTGACCGACAAAATGAGGTTTTATGGCTGAAGCAAAACAAGAAAATCCTCTCCGTGTGAACCCGCTGGGCGGCATGAGTCAGTTCCGACGGCTGTTTGCGTTTGTGCAACCGTATCGCCGGCGTCTGGCGGTGATGCTGGCGGCGGTGGTTCTCGGCAGCATCCTGTCGCTGGCCGGCCCCTATGCCCTGCAATTCCTGATTGATGCGGTCTTCAGTCGCGGTGATGCCACGCTGCTCAATCAAATTACCCTGATCCTGATCGGTATCTTCGCCCTGCAAAGCGTCGTCTATTTCGTGCGCGGCTATCTGCTCGCCACCATTGGCGAACGCGTGCTGGCCGACATGCGCGTGACCCTGTTCGAACATCTGCAGCGCCTGTCGCTCAGCTTCTTCAACGAACGCCGCACCGGTGAGCTGGTCAGCCGCTTGACCAACGACGTGACCACGGTGCGCGGCGTCGTCACCGCGGACATCTCCACCGCGCTCTCGCAAACCCTGACCTTCATCGGCGCGTTCATCCTCATCATCGTCACCAACTGGCGCCTGACCGTCTTCATGCTGGTGCTGATTCCGCTGGTGATGCTCATTGCCATCCTCTTTGGCCGCCGTTTGCGCACGCTCTCCACCGCGGTGCAGGATCAACTGGCTGACGCGACCACCGTGCTCGAAGAGGCCATCGGCGGCGTGCGCGTGGTGCAATCGTTCACACGCGAAGCCTACGAGGTAGGCCGGTTTCGCCAGAGTATTCAGCAGACGCTGCTCCTGGCGTTCAAACGCATCCGCCTGAGCTCGCTCTTTGGCCCCCTGGCGTCCTTCATGGGCTTTGCCGCCGTGATCTCCATCTTCTGGTTCGGAGGGCACGAGGTGTTGGCCGGCCGCCTGACCGCCGGGCAACTGCTGATGTTCCTCATCCTCACCCTGACCATTGCCGGCTCCATCGGTCAGTTTAGCAGCCTGTGGACCGGCCTGCAAGAGGCGCTCGGCGCCAGTCGGCGCCTGTTCGAGATTCTCGACGCGCAGCCGGAGATCGCCGATGCGCCCGGCGCGCCGCCGCTGCCGCCGGTGCAGGGGCGTATCACCTTCGAGGGGGTATCGTTTGACTATCGGGATAACCCCGCCGGCGCCGCCATCCTGACTGACATCACCCTGGATGTGCAGCCTGGCGAGGTGCTGGCGCTGGTCGGCCCCAGCGGCGCCGGCAAGACGACCCTGGTCAACCTGGTTCCCCGCTTCTACGATCCGACGGCCGGCCGCATCTGCGTAGACGGGTTCGACATCCGCACGGTGCAGGTTCACAGCCTGCGCAGCCAGATCGGCATCGTGCCGCAGGAGACGCTGCTGTTCGGCGGCAGCGTGCGCGACAACATCCTCTACGGCCGCCTGGGCGCCAGCGAGGCGGAGATGATCGAAGCGGCGCGCGCGGCCAATGCGCACGACTTCATCTTGCAGCTCCCCAACGGCTATGAGACCATCGTGGGCGAGCGCGGGGTCAAGCTCAGCGGCGGCCAGCGCCAGCGCATCGCCATTGCCCGCGCCATCCTCAAGAACCCGCGCATTCTCCTGCTGGACGAAGCCACCTCGTCGCTGGACAGCGAAAGCGAGGGCCTGGTGCAGGAGGCGCTGGAGCACCTGATGCGCGACCGCACCAGCGTGGTCATTGCGCACCGGCTGTCCACGATTCAGAACGCGCATCGCATCGCGGTTTTGGAAGAGGGCCGCCTGGTGGAGTTGGGTACGCACGAGGAATTGATGGCGCAGGATGGCCTGTACGCGCGCCTCTACCGCATGCAGTTCAAGCTCGACGAATCGCCGGCCACAACCTCCATCAGCGCCGCCGACGCTGGGCCGGTCACAACACCCCGCCGGCGCTCCTTCAGCTTCCTCCCCGGCCTGGGCTGATCCAAAAATGTCTGAACGCAGGGACGCAAAGGATTCAGGAGTTCTCAGTTCAACGTGCTGGCAACCACCGCCCCGCTGATAACCAGTTGGCGGGCGGTTTCGATCAGCGGGTACATCACGACATCTGTGGTCACAAACGGCACCTGTGTACGCACCAGCTCGTAGACGGGCGCGGTGCCCTGTCCCAGCCGCGTGTCAGGCCCGAGCACTTGACGACGGAAATCAATACCCTGGCTGGCGGCCAGCAGTTCCATGGCCAGGATGGTCTCCAGGTTGCGCAGGATGCGCCGCGCCTGGCGTCCGGCAATCGGCCCATTGCTGACATGATCTTCGACATTGGCCGATGTTGGAATCGTATCGGCGCTGGCCGGGTGTACCAGGGCCTTGTTTTCACTGCACAGCGCGGCTGCGGTGTATTGCACCAACATG from Candidatus Amarolinea dominans encodes the following:
- a CDS encoding ATP-binding cassette domain-containing protein, whose amino-acid sequence is MSQFRRLFAFVQPYRRRLAVMLAAVVLGSILSLAGPYALQFLIDAVFSRGDATLLNQITLILIGIFALQSVVYFVRGYLLATIGERVLADMRVTLFEHLQRLSLSFFNERRTGELVSRLTNDVTTVRGVVTADISTALSQTLTFIGAFILIIVTNWRLTVFMLVLIPLVMLIAILFGRRLRTLSTAVQDQLADATTVLEEAIGGVRVVQSFTREAYEVGRFRQSIQQTLLLAFKRIRLSSLFGPLASFMGFAAVISIFWFGGHEVLAGRLTAGQLLMFLILTLTIAGSIGQFSSLWTGLQEALGASRRLFEILDAQPEIADAPGAPPLPPVQGRITFEGVSFDYRDNPAGAAILTDITLDVQPGEVLALVGPSGAGKTTLVNLVPRFYDPTAGRICVDGFDIRTVQVHSLRSQIGIVPQETLLFGGSVRDNILYGRLGASEAEMIEAARAANAHDFILQLPNGYETIVGERGVKLSGGQRQRIAIARAILKNPRILLLDEATSSLDSESEGLVQEALEHLMRDRTSVVIAHRLSTIQNAHRIAVLEEGRLVELGTHEELMAQDGLYARLYRMQFKLDESPATTSISAADAGPVTTPRRRSFSFLPGLG